Proteins encoded by one window of Conger conger chromosome 1, fConCon1.1, whole genome shotgun sequence:
- the LOC133139547 gene encoding phospholipase B1, membrane-associated-like codes for MSSVSISRSEGSVANTLPNEGPTWDGDETERLLPLLCTQSSPSLDSPSSVHALRPSDIAVVSAIELPYADRSLELDLLVLDLQVEFHPSMLCMTLPDSHADLGLKEDWKLLLLLVSVDKLCSCPEQASTALSDTVQQVEETLSKLQSQLTHTLVSAVVWAGPSDDVRDAPHDRMCACEQTYNEAELRLTRTVLAQGLQESLEHHLQAKRWYSDREDFAVVLQASPIVMDMSLQPMKWDSDVKGSDIMSRPCPSEEPFLRTQRNSPSEPPAAQERSVASPPVLDSVMGTEFLCEDLSPSNSIPSSVHALRPGDIRVIAALGDSLTAGNGVGAPNGSNNILDVIREFRGLSWSIGGDEDLGNVTTLPNILRQFYPNLTGFSEGISTQDSPKAFLNQAVPGANSRDMPGQARILVDKMKNDLRIDFQNDWKVITMFIGGNDLCDFCTDSVYFSPNNIQTWIREALDILHREVPRAIVNLVEVLYIAPLRKLHQESSLQCPTWLTQALCRCVIKPKEGSVELRNMIDMNRAYQRKMQELVESGRYATHSNFTVVLQPFFRDVVLPLLEDGRPDRSYFAPDCFHLSQKSHTLMARALWNNMLEPVGNKTHTQDFTEGLSLKCPSKNEPFIRTNENSNYTYEGPAPTPPPITNWGSDFSCTDLAPSNSVPTSVHMLRPADIKVVASLGDSITAGFGAKSKNIVELKREYRGVSWSIGGDKTLNEVTTLPNILRKFNPDLNGFSTGVGAKPTDFNMAVSGAKAVDIPGQTRRLIEALKERKDVDFENDWKLVTLFIGGNDLCQYCLDRATLSPQNYSNHLRESLDLLYQEVPRTLVNILEILQINGLRRVNSDTLGCSLVQKSVCPCFLIPMEDSLELSETIRINRLYQAKSQRLVSGGRYDGREDFAVVTQPFFRNSVVPVNSDQRPDVSFFSVDCFHFSERGHSEMAIALWNNMLEPEGKKQVFNNFTTDRNKIKCPTRDQPYIFTRGNSYPSTSTTTTPTMTTATSTSTMTTLGPSAATAQPIVQNDPNSSVPAWAAALLAVIGLLIGWGVTWLILSCRARRTHKMRESATEMKGTVF; via the exons ATGTCCTCAGTCTCCATCTCCCGATCAGAAGGGTCTGTTGCGAACACCCTGCCCAATGAGGGTCCAACATGGGACGGGGATGAG ACTGAACGTTTGCTTCCACTCCTCTGCACCcagtcctctccctccctcgacTCCCCCTCCTCCG TTCACGCTCTGCGGCCCTCAGACATCGCTGTTGTATCAGCCATTGAGCTACCCTACGCAGACAG GAGCTTGGAGCTCGATCTACTGGTGCTCGATCTACAGGTAGAGTTCCATCCCAGCATGCTGTGCATGACCCTCCCAGACTCACACGCC GACCTTGGTTTGAAGGAGGACTGGAAGCTGCTGCTACTGCTCGTGTCCGTGGACAAGCTCTGTTCCTGCCCGGAGCAG GCCAGCACTGCTCTGTCCGACACTGTACAGCAGGTTGAAGAGACACTGAGTAAACTGCAaagccag TTGACACACACCTTGGTCAGTGCTGTGGTGTGGGCTGGGCCATCTGATGACGTCAGAGATGCTCCACATGACAG AATGTGCGCCTGTGAGCAGACTTATAATGAAGCAGAACTCAGACTGACAAGGACTGTTCTCGCACAAGGCTTGCAG GAGTCGCTGGAGCACCACCTACAGGCAAAGCGGTGGTACAGCGACAGAGAAGACTTCGCTGTTGTGTTGCAAGCCTCTCCCATCGTTATGGACATGTCG CTGCAGCCAATGAAATGGGACTCTGACGTGAAGGGCAGTGACATCATGAGTAGACCTTGCCCCAGTGAG GAGCCGTTTCTGAGGACCCAGAGGAACTCCCCCTCCGAGCCCCCGGCCGCACAGGAGAGGAGCGTGGCCTCCCCTCCCGTCCTGGACTCT GTCATGGGCACTGAGTTCCTTTGTGAAGATCTAAGTCCCTCTAACTCCATTCCTTCCTCAG TTCACGCACTGCGGCCTGGAGATATCAGAGTGATAGCAGCTTTAGGAGATTCCCTAAcg GCAGGCAATGGAGTTGGCGCTCCGAACGGCTCCAACAACATATTGGACGTCATTCGCGAGTTCAGAGGGCTGTCGTGGAG TATTGGTGGAGATGAAGACCTTGGCAACGTTACCACCCTTCCCA ACATCTTGAGGCAGTTTTACCCCAATCTGACCGGGTTCTCTGAGGGAATATCGACTCAGGACTCCCCCAAGGCCTTCCTCAACCAGGCTGTTCCAGGGGCCAACAGCAG GGACATGCCTGGCCAAGCACGCATCCTCGTGGACAAGATGAAGAATGACTTG CGCATTGACTTCCAGAACGACTGGAAGGTGATCACCATGTTCATTGGAGGAAATGACCTGTGTGACTTCTGCACAGACTCA GTTTATTTCTCCCCCAATAACATACAAACTTGGATTCGTGAAGCCCTGGATATCCTCCACAGAGAG GTGCCCCGTGCCATTGTGAATCTTGTGGAGGTCTTGTACATTGCTCCTCTCAGAAAGCTCCATCAGGAGAGTAGCCTGCAGTGCCCCACCTGGCTCACTCA AGCTCTGTGCCGTTGTGTGATTAAACCTAAAGAAGGCTCAGTTGAACTTCGGAACATGATTGACATGAACCGAGCCTATCAG CGTAAAATGCAGGAGCTCGTTGAGTCAGGCCGGTACGCCACGCACTCTAACTTCACGGTGGTGCTGCAGCCCTTCTTCAGAGATGTggtgctccccctgctggag GACGGTCGACCTGATCGCTCTTACTTCGCCCCCGATTGTTTCCACCTCAGCCAGAAGTCTCACACTCTGATGGCCCGTGCTCTGTGGAACAACAtg CTGGAGCCTGTGGGTAATAAAACTCACACCCAGGACTTCACCGAAGGCCTCTCTCTGAAATGCCCTTCCAAG AACGAACCCTTCATAAGGACCAATGAGAACAGCAATTACACTTACGagggccccgcccccacccctcctccaaTCACA AACTGGGGAAGTGATTTCTCCTGCACAGACCTGGCACCGTCCAATTCTGTGCCAACTTCAG TTCACATGCTGCGGCCAGCCGATATCAAAGTGGTGGCATCGCTGGGAGACTCTAtaact GCAGGTTTTGGAGCAAAATCAAAGAACATCGTGGAGCTGAAGAGGGAGTATAGAGGAGTTTCGTGGAG CATTGGGGGGGATAAGACCTTGAATGAAGTTACAACACTGCCCA ATATCCTGAGGAAGTTTAACCCCGATCTCAATGGCTTCTCCACTGGCGTGGGGGCCAAACCGACGGACTTCAACATGGCCGTGTCAGGAGCTAAGGCTGT tgATATCCCAGGCCAGACAAGGAGGCTGATTGAAGCCTTGAAGGAGAGGAAG GATGTGGACTTTGAAAACGACTGGAAGCTGGTGACTCTGTTTATCGGGGGAAATGACCTGTGTCAGTACTGCTTGGATCGG GCCACGCTTTCACCTCAGAACTACAGTAACCACCTGAGGGAAAGCCTCGACTTGCTCTATCAG GAA GTTCCGCGCACGCTGGTGAACATCCTGGAGATTCTGCAGATCAACGGCCTGAGGAGGGTCAACTCAGACACACTGGGCTGCTCGCTGGTGCAAAA gagtgtgtgtccatgcttCCTCATTCCCATGGAGGATTCCCTGGAGCTGAGCGAGACAATCAGGATCAATCGGCTGTACCAGGCAA AGTCGCAGCGCCTGGTCTCCGGGGGGCGCTATGACGGCCGCGAGGACTTCGCCGTGGTAACCCAGCCGTTCTTCAGAAACTCGGTCGTCCCTGTGAATTCG GATCAAAGGCCCGATGTCAGCTTCTTCTCCGTGGACTGCTTCCACTTCAGTGAGAGGGGCCATTCGGAGATGGCCATCGCACTCTGGAACAACATG TTGGAGCCCGAGGGAAAAAAGCAAGTCTTCAATAACTTCACAACTGACCGCAACAAGATCAAGTGTCCCACACGG GACCAGCCCTACATTTTCACCAGGGGCAACAGTTATCCCAGCACGTCcacaaccaccacccccactatgaccaccgccaccagcaccagcaccatgACCACCCTGGGCCCCAGCGCCGCCACCGCCCAGCCCATTGTACAAAACGACCCCAACTCCTCCGTGCCTGCGTGGGCGGCCGCCCTGCTCGCCGTCATagggctgctgattggctggggcGTCACCTGGCTCATCCTGTCCTGTCGGGCACGGAGAACGCATAAGATGAGAGAGAGCGCGACTGAGATGAAGGGCACCGTGTTTTAA